The proteins below are encoded in one region of Synechococcus sp. MU1643:
- a CDS encoding ABC transporter permease, whose translation MTSPTASVALQQQQSRALAELSQETWALTRRLFLQLMRRPSTLIAGVLQPLIWLILFGALFANAPEGLLPGGMSYGRFLGAGVIVFTAFSGALNAGLPVMFDREFGFLNRLLVAPLRSRSSIVLASVIYITALSLLQSLAIMGTAAMLGYGWPGISGLALVLVTLLLLVFAVTALSLGLAFALPGHIELIAVIFVANLPLLFASTALAPLSFMPTWLGWLAALNPLTFAIEPIRAAYQGPLDLSAVLLEAPYGDVTGTSCLLILLFLTIGLFLVIRPLLNRKLS comes from the coding sequence ATGACTTCCCCAACAGCATCTGTTGCTCTCCAGCAGCAGCAATCCAGAGCCCTCGCAGAGCTCAGTCAGGAAACGTGGGCCCTCACCCGGCGCCTGTTTCTTCAGTTGATGCGTCGCCCTTCAACCTTGATTGCCGGGGTTCTGCAACCCCTGATCTGGTTGATTCTGTTTGGTGCGCTCTTCGCCAACGCCCCTGAAGGTCTCTTGCCAGGAGGCATGAGTTACGGCCGTTTTCTTGGTGCTGGAGTGATTGTCTTCACGGCCTTCAGTGGTGCTTTGAATGCCGGCTTGCCGGTCATGTTTGACCGCGAATTCGGGTTCCTGAATCGTTTGCTGGTGGCACCGCTTCGAAGCCGCAGTTCCATCGTGCTGGCGTCGGTGATCTACATCACGGCGCTGAGCCTGCTGCAGAGTCTGGCGATCATGGGCACGGCAGCCATGCTTGGTTATGGATGGCCAGGCATCAGCGGCCTGGCCCTGGTGCTGGTGACGCTGCTGCTCCTGGTTTTTGCGGTGACGGCCCTCAGCCTTGGACTGGCGTTCGCTTTGCCGGGGCACATCGAGTTGATCGCTGTGATTTTTGTGGCCAACTTGCCGTTGCTGTTTGCCAGCACGGCCTTGGCCCCGTTGTCGTTCATGCCGACCTGGCTGGGCTGGCTTGCGGCGTTGAATCCCCTTACCTTCGCGATAGAACCCATTCGAGCGGCTTACCAAGGTCCTTTGGATCTCTCGGCAGTGCTTCTGGAGGCTCCTTACGGGGATGTCACCGGCACCAGCTGTCTGCTGATCCTTCTGTTCCTCACCATCGGGCTGTTTCTTGTGATTCGCCCTCTGCTCAACCGCAAACTTTCCTGA
- a CDS encoding ATP-binding cassette domain-containing protein yields the protein MALIELRKISKAYGTVSALRELDLTVPEGCLFGLLGPNGAGKTTAMRILATLLAPDSGSVVVGGVDGLAQPRDVRQLMGYVAQEVAIDKILSGRELLQLQGDLYHLPRNDREGRIADLIDRLAMGDWIDRRCGTYSGGMRRRLDLAAGLLHRPRLLVLDEPTVGLDIESRSAIWQLLRQLVEAGTTVLLSSHYLEEVEALADQMAIIDAGRVIAEGSPDQLKQRLGGDRVTLRVREFSNADEATQVRALLEPLDGVRQVVVNRSQGFSLNLVVEGGVVIDQLRQTLEAAGLPVFALAQSRPSLDDVYLQATGRTLMDAELAITGQRDVKQEKRQSMR from the coding sequence ATGGCGTTGATTGAACTCCGGAAGATCTCCAAGGCCTACGGCACGGTATCGGCTCTGCGTGAGCTTGATCTCACCGTTCCTGAAGGGTGCCTATTCGGGTTGCTTGGCCCGAACGGTGCTGGCAAGACAACGGCCATGCGCATCCTGGCCACCCTGCTCGCCCCCGACAGCGGCTCAGTCGTTGTCGGGGGTGTAGACGGTCTGGCGCAGCCACGAGACGTCCGCCAGCTCATGGGCTACGTCGCCCAGGAGGTGGCCATCGACAAGATTCTGAGTGGCCGGGAACTCCTGCAATTGCAAGGGGATCTTTATCACCTGCCTCGGAACGATCGCGAAGGTCGCATCGCTGATTTGATTGACCGCCTCGCGATGGGCGACTGGATTGACCGACGCTGCGGCACCTATTCCGGTGGCATGCGCCGGCGGTTGGATTTGGCGGCTGGTCTACTGCATCGACCTCGGTTGCTTGTGCTCGATGAACCCACCGTGGGACTGGATATTGAGAGTCGCAGTGCCATCTGGCAACTGCTGCGTCAGTTGGTTGAGGCGGGCACGACTGTTCTTTTGAGCAGTCACTACCTCGAAGAAGTGGAGGCTCTGGCGGATCAGATGGCGATCATCGACGCCGGTCGTGTGATTGCCGAAGGCAGCCCTGACCAGCTCAAACAACGGCTTGGGGGTGATCGCGTCACCCTGCGGGTCCGAGAGTTCAGCAATGCCGATGAGGCGACCCAGGTGCGTGCCCTTCTTGAACCCCTGGATGGGGTGCGACAGGTGGTGGTGAACCGATCCCAGGGGTTTTCCCTGAACCTGGTAGTTGAGGGTGGTGTCGTGATTGATCAGCTGCGTCAGACCCTCGAGGCTGCAGGTCTGCCTGTGTTTGCCCTGGCCCAAAGCCGTCCCAGCCTGGATGATGTCTACCTTCAGGCCACAGGACGCACCCTGATGGACGCTGAACTGGCTATCACAGGCCAGCGCGACGTCAAACAGGAAAAGCGTCAATCCATGCGTTGA
- a CDS encoding heme o synthase: MAEITATVRPTREEVVPSRKRVKLPAWLEVAKPRLIPLLLATTLGGMALSEGWPLSSPRLVCTLGGGALASAAAGVLNCLWEQDLDGRMARTSGRALPSGRLSPTSAFIGAIACTLAAAMLLVSGVNCLAAGLSLLGLCSYVLLYTALLKPRTSQNIVIGGVAGAIPPLVGAAAATGHVGLGGWWLFALVMVWTPAHFWALALLLREDYRAVGIPMLPVVKGPVVTARAIKTYGWITVLLSGLGVFALPSGGVFYGLMLLPYNGRLLQLVDRLSLDPDSLVNAKALFRWSILYLFGLCLLLILSRTDLASGFAQQVMQLLSLPTGVQ; encoded by the coding sequence ATGGCTGAAATCACCGCAACCGTTCGTCCGACCCGTGAGGAGGTGGTTCCCTCCCGCAAGAGGGTGAAACTGCCGGCCTGGCTGGAAGTCGCCAAACCCCGCCTGATCCCTTTGCTGCTGGCCACCACTCTGGGTGGAATGGCTCTCAGTGAGGGCTGGCCTCTCTCATCGCCGCGGCTTGTCTGCACCCTGGGAGGAGGGGCGCTTGCCTCCGCTGCTGCAGGGGTTTTGAATTGCTTGTGGGAGCAGGACCTCGATGGTCGGATGGCCCGCACCAGCGGTCGCGCACTCCCCTCCGGTCGTCTGTCTCCCACCAGTGCATTCATCGGCGCCATCGCCTGCACCCTGGCGGCGGCGATGCTTCTGGTGAGCGGCGTGAACTGTCTCGCTGCTGGGTTGTCCCTGCTCGGTCTGTGCAGTTACGTGCTGCTTTACACAGCTTTGCTCAAGCCTCGGACGTCCCAGAACATCGTCATCGGTGGTGTCGCCGGGGCCATTCCGCCTCTCGTGGGGGCGGCCGCCGCCACGGGCCATGTCGGCCTCGGGGGTTGGTGGCTGTTCGCTTTGGTGATGGTCTGGACGCCAGCTCACTTCTGGGCCTTGGCCCTGCTGTTGCGTGAGGACTATCGCGCTGTCGGGATCCCGATGCTGCCCGTGGTGAAGGGACCTGTGGTGACGGCCCGGGCGATCAAGACTTATGGCTGGATCACTGTTCTGCTCAGCGGTTTGGGCGTGTTTGCTCTGCCTTCAGGTGGCGTCTTCTATGGCTTGATGCTGCTGCCTTACAACGGTCGATTGCTGCAGCTCGTCGATCGGCTGTCCTTGGATCCCGACAGCCTTGTGAATGCCAAGGCGCTGTTCCGTTGGTCAATCCTTTATCTGTTTGGGCTCTGTTTGCTGCTCATTCTCAGCCGGACGGATCTGGCCTCAGGCTTTGCCCAACAGGTGATGCAGCTTCTCTCCCTGCCCACGGGGGTGCAATGA
- a CDS encoding heme A synthase has product MMLSSMSTLRRRLGLLSAHLVVAVIALVVIGGATRVMEAGLACPDWPLCFGSFLPGRQMNVQVFLEWFHRLDAFLIGIALVVMAVATTLQRRQLPRWLPWLAAGLMALVAMQGALGALTVTRLLPSGVVTAHLALALTLVALLSGLTQRLFHPAAVLAPLWWRIAASLGLSSVFVQCLLGGRMATAWAGQRCLAGGEACQLVLSHRVTAMPVVVVVLAFAGAAVLAGGWARQQWPWLAGAVLLVLVQVALGVLTLRLGLSQPAVTVAHQLVAALLIALFAALLVRSPDLPSPSRSVVLDDTSLEACHG; this is encoded by the coding sequence ATGATGCTTTCATCAATGTCGACATTGCGTCGACGTCTCGGGTTGTTATCGGCTCACTTAGTGGTTGCCGTAATCGCTTTGGTGGTGATCGGTGGAGCGACCCGGGTGATGGAGGCCGGCTTGGCCTGTCCGGACTGGCCCCTGTGTTTTGGCTCGTTTTTGCCGGGTCGCCAGATGAATGTTCAGGTGTTCTTGGAGTGGTTTCACCGCCTCGATGCTTTCCTCATTGGCATCGCCTTGGTGGTGATGGCTGTGGCGACGACGCTTCAGCGGCGTCAACTGCCGCGATGGCTGCCCTGGCTGGCCGCCGGCCTGATGGCTCTGGTGGCAATGCAGGGAGCCTTGGGTGCGCTGACGGTGACCCGGCTGCTGCCCTCCGGTGTGGTGACCGCCCATCTGGCACTCGCTCTCACCCTTGTGGCGCTCCTCAGTGGGCTGACCCAACGCTTGTTTCACCCCGCTGCTGTCCTCGCTCCGCTCTGGTGGCGCATCGCGGCATCGCTTGGTCTGTCGTCGGTCTTTGTGCAGTGCCTGCTCGGTGGTCGTATGGCCACTGCTTGGGCAGGGCAGCGGTGCCTCGCAGGAGGAGAGGCCTGCCAGCTGGTTCTCTCCCATCGCGTGACGGCGATGCCGGTGGTCGTTGTTGTGCTCGCCTTCGCCGGGGCAGCAGTTCTGGCGGGTGGTTGGGCTCGCCAGCAGTGGCCCTGGCTGGCTGGGGCCGTGCTGCTGGTGCTGGTTCAGGTGGCCCTTGGCGTTCTCACCCTTCGTCTTGGTTTGTCGCAACCCGCAGTGACCGTTGCGCATCAGCTGGTGGCTGCCTTGCTGATCGCTCTGTTTGCGGCGCTTCTGGTCCGCTCTCCGGACCTCCCCTCACCGTCCCGTTCCGTCGTCCTCGACGACACCTCCTTGGAGGCCTGTCATGGCTGA
- a CDS encoding cytochrome c oxidase subunit II, with translation MQIPSAILTLVIGMVLALGGLWIGQNINLLPIDASANAPIYDELFKVLFTIGSILFVGIVGLLVFSLIRFRRRSGQLGDGLAIEGNLPLEIFWTAVPAVVVLFVGLYSYDIYDRMGGMVPLAHDHMGGAHEEQIWGGISSGSIESAAATNVLPVEVTAMQFAFLFHYPEGDITSGELHVPVDRPITLRMEAKDVIHAFWVPEFRLKQDIIPGQPTQLSFTPTRTGRYPIVCAELCGPYHGGMRSTVVVESPEDWDSWYGQNAKAAPEEETLTIANA, from the coding sequence GTGCAGATCCCATCCGCCATTCTCACGTTGGTGATCGGGATGGTCCTTGCTTTGGGCGGCCTTTGGATCGGCCAGAACATCAACCTCCTCCCCATCGATGCGAGCGCCAACGCGCCGATTTACGACGAGCTCTTTAAGGTTCTATTCACGATTGGCAGCATTCTGTTTGTCGGAATCGTTGGCCTTCTCGTCTTTAGCTTGATTCGATTTAGGCGACGCAGCGGGCAACTCGGCGACGGCCTGGCCATCGAGGGAAATCTGCCACTCGAAATTTTCTGGACAGCAGTTCCTGCTGTTGTGGTGCTGTTTGTTGGTCTATACAGCTACGACATTTACGACCGCATGGGTGGCATGGTGCCTCTGGCCCATGACCACATGGGCGGAGCACACGAGGAACAGATCTGGGGAGGAATCAGTTCAGGCTCGATTGAATCAGCAGCGGCAACAAATGTCTTGCCCGTTGAAGTGACAGCCATGCAATTCGCCTTCCTCTTTCATTACCCAGAGGGAGACATCACATCAGGTGAACTTCATGTTCCAGTCGACCGACCAATCACCCTGCGGATGGAAGCAAAAGATGTGATTCACGCCTTCTGGGTTCCTGAATTTCGCCTGAAGCAGGACATCATTCCAGGCCAACCAACTCAGCTGAGTTTCACGCCCACACGCACCGGCCGTTATCCAATTGTGTGTGCCGAACTCTGTGGGCCCTACCACGGTGGAATGCGCTCCACTGTTGTGGTGGAAAGTCCGGAGGACTGGGACAGCTGGTACGGGCAGAACGCCAAAGCAGCACCTGAAGAAGAAACGCTCACCATCGCGAACGCCTGA
- the ctaD gene encoding cytochrome c oxidase subunit I, producing MTISLPPETSSPPRLQPSGWLRYFSFSVDHKVIGLQYLVCGFVFYLIGGALAGAIRTELTSPVSDFMARDVYNQVLTLHGTVMIFLWIVPVVNGAFGNYLIPFYVGARDMAFPRLNAVAFWLIPPAGLMLITSYFLTGAAQSGWTAYPPLSITTPATGQIIWILSVLLLGGSSIFGGINFIATILKLRRPGLKLMQLPMYCWAMLGTSILVVLSTPVLAGTLVLLSFDIVAHTGFFNPTLGGNVVVYQHLFWFYSHPAVYIMVLPAFGLVSEILPVHARKPLFGYVTMVYSIMAIVVLGLIVWAHHMFTSGTPPWMRLFFTIATAFIAVPTGIKFFNWLATLWGGRISLNSAMLFSCGFIVNFVLGGITGVALAQVPFDIHVHDTYFVVAHFHYIVFGGSVFVIFASVYHWYPKFTGRMLNEDLGRLHCALTFIGFNLCFGPQHWLGLNGMPRRVAEYDPQFTLINQISSVGALLMAISTLPFLWNVIHSALNGPVAGDNPWKALTPEWLTSSPPPVENWIGEAPLVEEPYGYGVPPGELDLSAASGRDLWSSGK from the coding sequence ATGACCATCAGCTTGCCCCCAGAAACATCCAGCCCTCCACGGCTTCAACCCAGCGGTTGGTTGCGGTATTTCAGCTTCAGCGTTGATCACAAGGTGATCGGGCTGCAGTATCTCGTCTGCGGCTTTGTGTTTTATCTGATTGGCGGTGCCCTAGCCGGTGCCATTCGCACGGAGCTCACCAGTCCCGTGTCCGACTTCATGGCACGGGATGTCTACAACCAGGTGCTGACCCTCCACGGCACGGTAATGATCTTTCTCTGGATCGTCCCCGTAGTGAATGGTGCTTTTGGGAATTATTTGATCCCATTTTATGTGGGCGCTCGGGACATGGCCTTCCCACGCCTCAATGCCGTTGCGTTCTGGTTGATTCCTCCAGCAGGTTTAATGCTGATCACCAGCTATTTCCTCACGGGTGCTGCTCAATCGGGCTGGACGGCCTATCCACCACTCAGCATCACCACACCAGCAACGGGCCAAATCATCTGGATCCTGAGCGTGCTGCTGCTGGGCGGGAGTTCGATCTTTGGTGGGATCAACTTCATCGCCACCATTCTCAAGCTGCGACGCCCCGGCTTGAAATTAATGCAGCTTCCCATGTATTGCTGGGCGATGCTGGGCACCAGCATTCTTGTGGTTCTCTCAACGCCTGTTCTGGCGGGAACATTGGTGCTGCTGAGTTTCGACATCGTTGCCCATACAGGCTTCTTCAATCCCACCCTGGGAGGCAATGTGGTGGTTTACCAGCATCTGTTCTGGTTCTATTCCCACCCAGCGGTTTACATCATGGTGTTGCCGGCCTTTGGCTTGGTGAGCGAAATCCTGCCGGTTCATGCCCGTAAGCCTCTATTCGGCTACGTAACGATGGTGTATTCGATCATGGCCATCGTTGTATTGGGCCTGATTGTGTGGGCGCACCACATGTTCACCAGCGGAACACCTCCCTGGATGCGACTGTTCTTCACCATTGCAACCGCATTCATCGCCGTTCCCACCGGAATCAAATTCTTCAACTGGTTGGCAACACTCTGGGGCGGACGCATCAGCCTCAACAGCGCCATGCTGTTTTCATGCGGCTTCATTGTGAACTTCGTGCTCGGAGGCATCACAGGGGTCGCCCTGGCACAGGTGCCATTCGACATTCATGTACATGACACCTACTTCGTTGTCGCCCACTTCCACTACATCGTCTTCGGTGGATCGGTATTCGTGATCTTCGCCTCGGTTTACCACTGGTATCCCAAATTCACCGGCCGGATGCTCAACGAAGATCTCGGTCGCCTGCACTGTGCACTCACCTTCATCGGCTTCAACCTGTGCTTCGGCCCTCAGCACTGGCTCGGCCTCAATGGAATGCCGCGACGCGTTGCTGAATACGACCCCCAATTCACCTTGATCAATCAGATCAGCTCCGTCGGAGCCCTGCTGATGGCCATCAGCACCCTGCCCTTCCTATGGAATGTGATCCACAGCGCCCTCAACGGCCCAGTCGCAGGGGACAACCCCTGGAAAGCGCTGACGCCCGAATGGCTAACCAGTTCTCCGCCACCGGTCGAGAACTGGATTGGTGAGGCTCCTCTCGTGGAAGAGCCCTACGGCTACGGCGTCCCGCCGGGCGAGCTGGACCTGAGCGCAGCCAGCGGTCGTGATCTTTGGAGTAGCGGCAAATGA
- a CDS encoding cytochrome c oxidase subunit 3, protein MTTTVPIKEQEHSHEQHAEHPDHRMFGLATFLVADAMTFAGFFAAYLTFKAVNPLPDGAIYELELPLPILNTVLLLVSSATFHRAGQAIRQDHHGRCRRWLLITAGLGLAFLVSQMVEYFTLPFGLTDNLYASTFFAATGFHGLHVTLGALMTLIVWWQARQPQGRVTAADHFPLEAAELYWHFVDGIWVILFVILYLL, encoded by the coding sequence ATGACCACCACAGTTCCCATCAAGGAGCAGGAGCACAGCCACGAGCAGCATGCCGAGCATCCCGATCACCGCATGTTCGGCCTGGCCACATTTCTTGTGGCGGACGCCATGACTTTCGCCGGATTCTTTGCGGCCTACCTCACCTTTAAAGCGGTGAACCCACTACCGGATGGAGCCATCTATGAACTTGAGCTGCCCCTGCCCATCCTCAACACCGTTCTGCTCCTGGTGAGCAGCGCCACCTTCCACCGAGCCGGCCAGGCAATCCGGCAGGACCACCACGGCCGCTGTCGACGCTGGCTGCTGATCACCGCAGGCCTCGGCCTGGCCTTTCTAGTGAGCCAGATGGTGGAGTACTTCACCCTTCCCTTTGGCCTCACCGACAACCTCTACGCCAGTACCTTCTTCGCCGCCACGGGATTTCATGGTCTTCACGTGACCCTCGGGGCCCTGATGACCCTGATTGTCTGGTGGCAGGCGAGGCAGCCACAGGGCCGTGTGACTGCAGCCGACCACTTCCCCCTGGAAGCAGCGGAGTTGTACTGGCACTTTGTTGATGGGATCTGGGTGATTCTCTTCGTGATCCTTTATCTGCTCTGA
- a CDS encoding AbrB family transcriptional regulator, which produces MLVGKELLDKARSLSNRPEDDIARGCGYVGPSGRLLKKSFYRALVEAKAAAQGWQLPKSSSSSSSGGSRGRQAEFRTRVHGNGNLLIGHAYTRRLGLEPGQEFKIELQRDSGMIVLQQMDQDQP; this is translated from the coding sequence ATGCTGGTCGGCAAGGAACTGCTCGACAAGGCCAGATCGCTCAGCAATCGGCCTGAAGATGACATCGCTCGCGGTTGCGGCTACGTCGGCCCAAGCGGACGTCTGCTGAAAAAGAGTTTTTATCGGGCCCTAGTGGAGGCCAAAGCGGCGGCCCAGGGATGGCAATTGCCGAAAAGCAGCAGCAGTAGTTCCTCAGGCGGCAGCCGTGGTCGCCAGGCCGAATTCCGAACCCGTGTGCATGGCAACGGCAACCTGCTGATCGGCCACGCCTACACCCGTCGGCTCGGCCTGGAACCCGGCCAGGAGTTCAAGATCGAGCTCCAACGGGACTCCGGAATGATCGTTCTGCAGCAGATGGATCAAGACCAGCCGTGA
- a CDS encoding riboflavin synthase, protein MFTGLVQSEGRIERRAGAVVVWGCAPFAPLALGDSVAVDGVCLTAAELMGDGFRADVSEETLRRTTLGRKADRGGAVNLEPALRLSDRLGGHLVSGHVDATGEVTHLETLPHSWALSIRWSEPRFGRYVCEKASIAVDGISLTVAECSADGSTFTLAVIPHTWEATTLRHLAVGDTVNLEADQLARYAERLLHATAAEDGNAEGRKRDDELSANWLAAHGWS, encoded by the coding sequence ATGTTCACGGGGCTGGTGCAGTCAGAGGGAAGGATCGAGCGTCGTGCAGGGGCTGTGGTGGTTTGGGGCTGCGCTCCTTTTGCCCCGTTGGCCCTTGGCGACAGCGTGGCTGTGGATGGCGTTTGCCTCACGGCGGCAGAGCTGATGGGGGATGGCTTCCGCGCCGATGTGAGTGAGGAAACCCTGCGCCGCACCACGTTGGGACGCAAGGCGGACCGTGGTGGAGCGGTGAACCTCGAGCCGGCGCTTCGGCTGAGCGACCGCCTTGGTGGTCATCTGGTGAGCGGTCATGTGGATGCCACCGGTGAAGTCACCCATCTGGAGACCCTTCCCCACTCCTGGGCCCTGTCGATCCGCTGGTCGGAACCCCGATTCGGCCGTTATGTCTGTGAGAAGGCCAGCATCGCGGTGGATGGAATCAGCCTCACGGTGGCTGAATGTTCAGCTGATGGATCGACGTTCACTCTCGCTGTCATCCCCCACACCTGGGAGGCAACGACCCTGAGGCACCTTGCTGTCGGGGACACGGTGAACCTGGAGGCCGATCAACTGGCCCGTTATGCCGAGCGGTTGCTGCATGCCACCGCTGCCGAAGACGGAAACGCCGAAGGCCGAAAAAGGGATGATGAGCTGTCAGCCAACTGGCTGGCTGCTCACGGCTGGTCTTGA
- a CDS encoding bifunctional nuclease family protein, whose translation MVEMSVAGIALDAASRTPMLLLRDPSGRRQVPIWIDQAQAHNIMAGLQGGAPPRPLSHDLMAALLVAGGLELERVIVHAIEDSTFHAVLKLRPDLDEAELAENEVLELIEVDARPSDAIALAIRTGSGIWMLEEVVAEASIPVDAEADAEDQTAFSRFVDDLSPAALVRHLRNQDSEAPSEE comes from the coding sequence ATGGTCGAAATGAGCGTCGCCGGAATTGCTCTCGATGCCGCCAGCCGCACACCCATGCTGCTATTGCGAGATCCAAGCGGTCGACGTCAGGTCCCGATCTGGATCGACCAGGCGCAAGCCCACAACATCATGGCCGGACTGCAGGGGGGAGCACCACCACGCCCCCTCAGCCATGACCTGATGGCAGCACTGTTGGTGGCTGGGGGGCTCGAACTGGAGCGCGTGATCGTCCACGCAATTGAGGACAGCACCTTTCATGCCGTCTTGAAGCTGCGACCTGATCTGGACGAAGCGGAGTTAGCTGAGAACGAAGTGCTCGAACTGATCGAAGTGGATGCCCGACCCAGCGACGCCATTGCGCTGGCGATCCGCACCGGCAGCGGGATATGGATGCTGGAGGAGGTGGTAGCGGAAGCCTCGATCCCGGTGGATGCAGAGGCGGATGCTGAAGATCAAACTGCCTTCAGCCGTTTCGTCGACGACCTCAGCCCTGCGGCCTTGGTGCGCCATCTACGCAACCAAGACAGCGAAGCACCCTCGGAGGAGTGA
- a CDS encoding aldo/keto reductase: MKTRAFGSGRPVSLFSLGTMRALNSAAQMAEVLDAAAAAGINHLETAPAYGPAERFLGEALRQNSQTRSDHWVITSKLLPGLSFAEGQRRLDQILERLGCPQLDNLAIHGINREEHLDWALMGDGSRLLDWALSSGRVSQVGFSSHGSNPLIDRALRSQRFSFCSLHLHWLDPQRLPLARWALEQGLGVIAISPADKGGRLQAPSPTLVEDCTPFAPLELAYRFLLAKGISTLTVGAAAAGDLQLAATLAQEDGPLSQAEQQALITAERRQQERLGQGHCKQCQACLPCPNEVPIPELLRLRNLAIGHGLTAFAQERYNLIGRAGHWWEENDASACERCGECLPRCPHHLPIPDLLADTHQRLEASPRRRLWS, from the coding sequence GTGAAAACCCGCGCCTTCGGCAGCGGCCGCCCCGTCAGCCTGTTCAGCCTGGGCACGATGCGTGCCCTGAACTCAGCGGCCCAGATGGCCGAGGTGCTTGACGCGGCAGCTGCAGCTGGAATCAATCACCTGGAAACCGCCCCGGCCTACGGACCTGCAGAACGTTTTCTGGGAGAGGCTCTTCGCCAGAACAGCCAGACAAGATCAGACCACTGGGTGATCACCAGCAAACTGCTGCCAGGGCTGAGTTTCGCGGAGGGACAACGCCGCCTTGATCAGATTCTGGAGCGGCTGGGCTGTCCACAGCTCGACAACCTCGCCATCCACGGCATCAACCGGGAGGAACATCTGGACTGGGCCCTGATGGGTGATGGATCCAGGCTTCTGGACTGGGCCCTCAGCAGCGGCCGCGTCAGCCAGGTGGGCTTCAGCAGCCATGGCAGCAACCCGCTGATCGATCGGGCGCTGCGCAGCCAGCGCTTCAGTTTCTGCAGCCTGCACCTGCATTGGCTGGATCCCCAGCGCCTGCCCTTGGCCCGTTGGGCCCTTGAGCAAGGCCTCGGTGTGATAGCAATCTCCCCTGCCGACAAAGGCGGTCGCCTACAGGCCCCCAGCCCAACACTTGTGGAGGACTGCACCCCCTTTGCCCCCCTTGAGCTGGCTTACCGGTTCCTGCTGGCAAAGGGCATCAGCACCCTGACCGTTGGTGCCGCCGCTGCAGGCGATCTTCAACTTGCCGCAACACTGGCGCAGGAGGATGGCCCCCTCAGCCAGGCAGAGCAACAGGCCCTGATCACGGCAGAAAGGCGGCAGCAGGAACGCCTCGGCCAGGGGCATTGCAAGCAGTGTCAGGCCTGCCTCCCCTGTCCGAACGAGGTTCCGATTCCCGAACTCTTGCGGCTGCGCAATCTGGCCATAGGCCATGGGCTCACCGCATTCGCGCAGGAGCGCTACAACCTGATCGGCCGTGCCGGCCACTGGTGGGAAGAGAACGATGCTTCGGCCTGTGAACGCTGTGGGGAGTGCCTTCCCCGTTGCCCGCATCACTTGCCCATTCCTGATCTGTTGGCAGACACCCACCAACGCCTGGAGGCTTCACCGCGGCGGCGACTATGGAGCTGA
- a CDS encoding ABC transporter substrate-binding protein, which translates to MPWSSSQPPRNVKPMNVWSERLGPLSRRQVLQMIGATGTVLLAGCRPATAAPTLMAPAGVLPKVWADALPKPWRLTLAPAQQDWTPADQAHADLLVMGDGWLDAHPADKLQPIDSQLLFSQLDGQAKALLADLGALQDRVLPLAVSPWVMLFRDDPAMTQKGWPLLLDSSMAGRVVLPSSPRLVMSLADHLGGGQALSALRRQVLTYDDRQATNWLLKGEAKLVVLPLNRCITLLGRDPRLRAVLPASGAPLHWTVLLRPEASPEPMPQSWVEQGWRDPLRRRLVQQGWRVPIASSGAMADQKALSARLRPLLFPSADTWSRCWSLPPLLPDDRSALEELWRDSAP; encoded by the coding sequence ATGCCTTGGAGCAGCTCTCAGCCGCCCCGTAACGTCAAGCCCATGAACGTCTGGAGTGAGCGGTTGGGTCCCCTGAGCCGGCGCCAAGTGCTCCAGATGATCGGGGCGACCGGTACCGTCCTCTTGGCGGGCTGTCGTCCTGCGACAGCCGCACCAACACTGATGGCTCCGGCTGGGGTTTTGCCGAAAGTGTGGGCTGATGCCTTGCCCAAGCCCTGGCGCCTGACGCTGGCCCCAGCCCAGCAGGACTGGACGCCGGCGGATCAGGCGCATGCCGATTTGTTGGTGATGGGTGATGGGTGGCTGGATGCCCATCCAGCGGACAAACTCCAGCCCATCGACTCTCAACTGCTCTTCAGCCAGTTGGATGGTCAGGCCAAGGCTCTTCTGGCTGACCTCGGTGCTCTGCAGGATCGGGTGTTGCCGCTGGCCGTCAGCCCCTGGGTGATGCTGTTTCGGGATGACCCGGCCATGACCCAGAAGGGCTGGCCTCTTCTCCTGGATTCCTCCATGGCAGGACGTGTGGTTCTGCCCTCCAGCCCCCGCTTGGTGATGAGCCTGGCGGACCATCTGGGCGGAGGTCAGGCTTTGAGTGCGCTGCGTCGCCAGGTCCTCACCTACGACGACCGGCAAGCCACCAACTGGCTGCTCAAGGGTGAGGCCAAGCTGGTGGTTCTACCGCTCAACCGCTGCATCACGCTGCTGGGGCGGGATCCCCGTCTTCGGGCGGTGCTGCCTGCCTCCGGTGCCCCCTTGCACTGGACTGTTCTGCTCCGTCCGGAGGCCAGTCCTGAACCAATGCCCCAGAGCTGGGTCGAGCAGGGATGGCGGGATCCCCTGCGTCGCCGCTTGGTGCAGCAGGGATGGCGCGTGCCGATTGCATCGTCAGGGGCGATGGCGGATCAGAAGGCCCTTTCGGCGCGTCTGCGGCCTCTGCTCTTTCCCTCTGCAGACACCTGGTCACGCTGCTGGTCACTGCCACCGCTGTTGCCAGACGACCGGAGTGCCTTGGAAGAGCTCTGGCGAGATTCAGCTCCATAG